Sequence from the Nocardioides exalbidus genome:
TCCCTCGACAGCCACGACGTGCTGTGCCGGTTCATCGCCGCCCACGCCGGCGTCTCGGTGCTCGCCGTCGACTACCGGCTCGCCCCCGAGCACCCCTTCCCCGCGGCGCTCGACGACGCCCGCGCGGCGTTCATGTTCGCCGCCTCGAAGGCTGCTGCCTGGGGCCACGACGTCCACCGCATCGGGGTCGGGGGCGACAGCGCCGGTGGCAACATCTCGGCCGTGCTCTGCCAGGACCTGTCCGGTGCCCAGGTCCACCCGGCCTTCCAGCTGCTGCTCTACCCGGTGACCGACACGAGCCGTCAGAGCGCGTCCTACCGCGAGTTCGCCGAGGGCCACTACCTCACCGAGAAGCAGATGGACTGGTACACCGAGCGCTACCTCGGCGACGCCGACCGCACCGACCCGCGGGTCTCGCCCCTCCTCGCCGAGGACCTGACCGGCCTGCCGCCCGCCTACGTCGCCACCGCCGGCTTCGACCCGCTGCGCGACGAGGGCGAGGCCTACGCCCGGCGCCTGGCGGAGGCCGGCGTACCCGTCGCGCTGCGGCGCCACGACAGCCTGATCCACGCCTTCGCCAGCACGACCGGCGTCGGCCGCTCGGGTCGGGAGGCGGTGCTCGAGGCCTGCGGCGCGATCCGGATGGGGCTCGGGGCCGGACTGCGGCGCCACGCCCCGATCTGACGGCCATGGGGTTCACCAGGGCCGAGCTCGAGTCCTTCCGCGACACCGAGGTGCCCGACCTGCTGCCGCCGCCCGACCAGCCGCTGCGGCTGCTGTTCGTCGGCATCAACCCGGGACTGTGGACCGCGGCGACGCAGACCCACTTCGCCCATCCCGGCAACCGGTTCTACCCGGCGCTGCTGCGTGCCGGGATCCTCACCACGCCGATCGACCCGGCCGCCGGGATGACCGACGCCGACCGCGAGGCGTTGCGTTCGCGAGGGATCGGCATCACGAACGTCGCCGCGCGAGCCACCGCCCGGGCCGACGAGCTGACCCGTGACGAGCTCCGCGAGGGAGGCGCCCGACTGGTGGAGCTGGTGGCCGAGCGCACCCCGCGCGTGGTCGCGGTCGCGGGCATCACGGCGTACCGGTCGGCGTTCGGCGCCCGGAAGGCGACGGTCGGCGAGCAGCCCGAGCCGTGGGGCACCTCGCGCGTCTTCGTCGTGCCCAACCCGTCGGGCCTCAACGCCCACGAGACCGTCGACTCGCTCGCGGACGCCTACGCCGGTGCGGCGCGGGCCGCCGGCGTGCTCGGCTGAACCGGTCAGCCCAGGTCGACGCCCTCGAAGTCCTCGGGCGTGAACTCCCGCTTCTCGACGAGCACCATCCAGTTGCCGGAGTTGTCGCGCATCAGCGCCTCGACACCGTAGGGCCGCTCCTCGGGCTCCTGGAGGAACTCGACGCCCTTGGCCCTGAGCTCCTCGAAGGTCGCGCGGCAGTCGTCGACGTCCATCCCGACGCCGGGCAGGCCGCCCTCGTCCTGGGCACGGCGCATGGCCTCGATGAGGTAGTCGGGGAGCGGACCGCTCGGGGTGGTGAGGTGGAGGTGGACCTCGGGCTGCTTCGGGTGGAAGACGGTGCACCACCGGAAGTCGGGACCGAGCTGCAGGTCGTCGCCGACCTCGAAGCCCAGGACGCCGGTGTAGAAGGCGAGGGACTCGTCGATGTCCTTCACCCAGACGGACACGAGGGAGATGTTGGTGATCATGCCTCGAGCCTAGGAAGGGTCGCCGCCGTCGTGCTTCTCCTGTGTTGCTCTCCCGCGCTCGACGAGGCCGGCCATGAAGACGTAGCACCCGGGGATGCGCGGGTTGCCGGCGACGGCGTACCTCCGCTGGAAGTCGCTCGGGCTCTCGCCGACGATCTCGCGGAACCTCGAGCTGAACGACCCGAGGCTGCTGTAGCCCACCGCGTGGCACACCTCGGTCACCGTCAGGTTCGCGCTGCGCAGCAGGTCCTGCGCGCGTTCGACCCGGCGCTCGGCGAGGTAGGCGGCCGGCGTCGTGCGGTACGTCGTCGCGAACGACCGGGTGAAGTGGAACCGGCTCATCCCGGCGAGCCCCGCGAGGTGGTCGAGGTCGAACGGCTCGGCGAAGTGCCGGTCGAGGTGGTCACGCGCCCTGCGCAGGTGGACGAGGACGTCGCCCGGCACCCGCCGCTGGCCGGTCATCCGAGCAGCGCCTCCACGGCGCCCCGGAACGCCGAGGTGTGCGCGTCGACGTCGGCGCGGGTGTGGAAGGGCGAGAACAGCGACATGTTGTGGAACGGCGCGAGCAGGACGCCGCGGTTGACCGTCCAGAGGTGGAAGAACGCGTCGAGCTCCTCGTCGACGGCGGCAGCCGCCTCGGCGCCCGCGCGTGGGGGCGGGCAGAACCAGTACTCCGCCCGGCAGCCGAGACGCTGGACGTGCCACGGCAGCCCGTGCTCATCGATGACGTCCTGGATGCCGGCGGTGAACGACACCGCCAGCGGGATCGCGACGTCGAAGTCCTCCTGCCGCAGGGCCGTCGACAGGGTGGCCCGGACCGCGGCCATCGCGAGGGCCGAGCCGGACAGGGTGCCGCCGACGCCCGCGACGTCGATGTCGTGGCCGAGCATCGGGCCCTCGAGCCGCGCCGCGACCTCGGCGCTCATGCCGTAGGCGGCGACGGGGATGCCGCCGCCGATCGGCTTGCCGATCACCACGAGGTCGGGGTCGAGGTCCCAGGCCGCGGTCGCGCCGCCCGGGCCGGCGCAGATGGTGTGCGTCTCGTCGTTGACCAGCAGCACGCCGTGCCTCCGGGTGATCTCGCGGACGCCGGCGAGGTAGCCCTCGTCGGGCAGCACGATGCCGATGTTGGTCAGGGCTGGCTCCATGAGCAGGCACGCGACGTCACCCTCGGCGAGCCGGGCGCCGAGGGCGTCGAGGTCGTTGAAGGGCACGACCGCGGTCGTGACCGACACGTCGACCTGCGGGCCGAGCGCTCCGGGGCGGGGTACGACGCGGTCGCCGGCGCGGCCGTGCTCGAGCACGCCCAGCGTCTCGTCGACGGTGCCGTGGTAGCACCAGTCCATGACCGCGATCCGCGGCCGTCCGGTGAGGTGGCGCGCGAAGCGGAGCACGAACCGGTTGGCGTCGGTGGCGGTCATCGCCATCTGCCACCGGGGCAGCCCGAAGCGCCGGCTGAGCTCGGCCGCGACCCAGGCCGCGTCGGTGGACGGCAGCATCGTGGTGATCCCGCGCTCGGTCCGCTCGCGGACCGCGTCGGCGACGGCGGGCAGGCAGTGGCCGGTCATCGAGCCGGTGTCGCCGAGGCACAGGTCCACGTAGGTGATGCCGTCGACGTCGGTGAATCCGCCGCCTCCGGCCGACTCCACGAAGAGCGGGAACGAGCCCGGCCAGCGGGTCATCCACGGCATCGGGACCCCGGCGAGGAGGTGCTGGCCGGCCTCGGCGGCCAGTCTCGCCGAGGTCGGGTGGAGGTCGACGAAGCGTTGTTCCTCCGCAGCCCGCAGCGAGGCCAGCCGTGTGCGGTCGATCGTCACCGCCGGCTCACATCGCGCTGCCGACGTACTTGGTCTCGAGGTACTCCTCGATCCCCTCGAACCCGCCCTCGCGGCCGAACCCGGAGTGCTTGACGCCTCCGAACGGCGCGGCCGGGTTGGAGACGATGCCGGTGTTGACCCCGACCATGCCGAACTCCAGCGCCTCGCTCACCCGCAGCACGCGGGCGTGCGCCTTCGAGAAGACGTAGGCGACCAGGCCGTACTCCGTGTCGTTGGCACGCGCGATCGCCTCCTCCTCGCTGTCGAAGGTGGTGATCGGCGCGACGGGGCCGAAGATCTCCTCGCGGAACACCCGCGCCGTGGCCGGTACGTCGACCAGCACGGTGGGCGGGTAGAAGTGACCGGGGCCCTCGGGGATCGCCCCACCCACGACGGCCTTCGCGCCCGCGGAGACGGCGTCCTCGACGAGCTCGTGGACGCCGGTGCGGGCCTTCTCGGTGATGAGCGGGCCGACCTCGACGCCCTCCTGGGTGCCGTCGCCGACCGTCATCGCTCCCATCCGCGCGGCGAGCTTCTCGGCGAACTCCTCGGCGACGGCCGAGTGGACCAGGAAGCGGTTGGCCGAGGTGCAGGCCTCGCCGATGTTGCGCATCTTGGCGAGCATCGCACCGTCGACGGCGGCGTCGAGGTCGGCGTCGCCGAAGACGATGAAGGGAGCGTTGCCGCCGAGCTCCATCGAGACCCGCAGCAGCTGGTCGGAGGCCTGTGCGACGAGCTTCTTGCCCACGGCCGTCGACCCGGTGAAGGTCAGCTTGCGCAGCCGGGAGTCCTTGATGATCGGCTCGCAGACGCCGCCCGAGTCGGTCGTGGTGATCACGTTGAGCACGCCCTTGGGCAGGCCCACCTCCTCCATCAGGCCGGCGAGCGCCAGCATCGTGAGCGGGGTCTCCGCGGCCGGCTTGACCACCATCGTGCAGCCGGCGGCGATCGCCGGGCCGATCTTGCGCGTGCCCATGGCGAGCGGGAAGTTCCAGGGCGTGATCATCAGCGTCGGGCCGACCGGGCCCTTCATCGTGATCAGGCGGGTGTTGCCGGCGGGCGCCTCGGCGTAGCGGCCGTGGATGCGGACCGCCTCCTCGGAGAACCAGCGGAAGAACTCCGCGCCGTAGGCCACCTCGCCCTTCGCCTCGGGCAGGGCCTTGCCCATCTCGAGCGTCATCAGGCGGGCGAAGTCGTCGGCCCGCTCGGTGACCAGCTCGAAGGCGCTGCGCAGGATCTCGCCGCGCTTGCGGGGCTCGGTCGCCCGCCACTCCGCCTGGGCGCCTGCCGCGGCTGCGAGAGCGCGCTCGCCGTCGGCCGGCGTGGCGTCGGCGACGCTCGTGAGCACCTCGTCGTTGGCCGGGTTGGTCACCTCGAAGGTGGCGCCGCCGCTCGCGTCGACCCACTCTCCACCGATGAGGAGGCGGGTCGGGACGGTCGCGATCACGGGCTCGTTGCTGGTCATGCCCCCACCTTGCCAGCCCCGTCCGAGCCGGCCGCGGCGTCGAAGGCGGCCTCGAAGATGTCGAGGCCCTCGACCAGGAGGTCGTCGCCGATGGCCAGCGGCGGCAGGAAGCGGAACACGTTGCCGAAGGTGCCGCAGGTGAGCGTCACCAGGCCCTCGGCCGAGCAGGCCCGGTGGACCGCGCCGGCGAGCGCCGCGTCCGGCGTACGACCGGGGCCGTCGCTGACGAGCTCGACCGCCAGCATCGCGCCGCGACCGCGGATGTCGCCCACGCGGTCGGGGTGACGCTCCGCGAGTGCGCGCAGCCGGGGCAGGAAGATCGCCTCGATCTCGCGGGCGCGGGCCGGCAGGTCGGAGGCCTCCATCGTCTCGATGGCGGCGAGGGCGGCCGCGCACGCGACCGGGTTGCCGCCGTAGGTGCCGCCGAGTCCACCGACGTGGACGGAGTCCATCACCTCGGCGCGTCCGGTGACGGCGGCCAGCGGGAGCCCGCCGGCCATGCCCTTGGCGGTGGTGACGAGGTCGGGGACGACGCCCTCGTGGTCGCACGCGAACCAGTCGCCGGTGCGCGCGAAGCCGGTCTGGATCTCGTCGGCGATGAGCAGGATGCCGTGCTCGGTGCACCACTCGGAGACCCGCTTGAGCCAGCCCGGCGGCGGGACGATGAAGCCGCCCTCGCCCTGGATCGGCTCGATCAGCACGGCCGCGCAGTTGTCCTCGCCGACCTGCGCGTGCACGGTCGAGACGAAGGCGTCGAACGCCTCGTCGGCGCACGCCTCGGCTCCACCCGGCCAGCGGTAGGGGTAGGCCATGGGGGAGCGGTAGATCTCGCCGGCGAAGGGTCCGAAGCCGTGCTTGTAGGGCATGTTCTTCGCGGTCAGCGCCATCGTGAGGTTCGTCCGCCCGTGGTAGGCGTGGTCGAAGACGACGATCGCGTCGCGGCCGGTGTGGTGGCGCGCGACCTTGACCGCGTTCTCCACCGCCTCGGCGCCGGAGTTGAAGAGCGCCGAGCGCTTCTCGTGGTCGCCCGGCGTGAGCTCGGCGAGCTTCTCGCAGACCGCGACGTACTCCTCGTAGGGCGTCACCATGAAGCAGGTGTGGGTGAAGTCGGCGACCTGCCGCTGCACGGCCTCGACCACCCGCGGCGAGGCGTTGCCCACCGTCGTCACCGCGATGCCCGAGCCGAAGTCGATGAGCTGGTTGCCGTCGACGTCGCGGAGGATGCCGCCACCCGCCTGCTCGACGTAGACCGGCAGCGTCGTGCCGACGCCGGCGGAGACGCTCGCGACCTTGCGGGCCTGCAGCGACTGCGACTTCGGGCCCGGGATCTCCGTGGCGAGGATGCGTTCCTGGGAGAGCGTCATGCCCTGTCCTCCATTCCCCACGGGGATCCGTACCCCTCGGGCTTCGGTGCTGCGAGCAGGTCGAGGAACGGCCTGGGGGGCAGCGCCTCGGGGCCGAGCACACCGGTGCCCGACCAGGTGCCGTCGGCGAGGAGCTCCAGCGCGACGACGGGGTTGATCGCGGTCTGCCACACGACGCACTGCGCGCCGTAGTCGCGCATCGAGTCGGCGTTGTCGACCACGTGGTAGAGGTACGTCGAGCGTGGCTGGCCGTCCTTGCCGGTGCCGGTGACGAACATCCCGGCGCAGGTCTTGCCCTCCATCCGGGGGCCGATCGTCGCGGGGTCGGGCAGGCACGCGGCGACGACGTCGCGCGGGGAGACCTGCACGCCCTTGACACTGACCGGCTCGGTGGAGTCGAGGCCGAGCGTGTGGAGGGTGCGCAGGATGCCGATCATCTCCTCGCCCAGGCCGTACTTGAACGTCACGCGGTCGGCCTCGACCCAGCGCGGCATGAGCAGCACCTCCTCGTGCTCGACGTGCACGCACTCGACCGGACCGATGCCCTCGGGGAAGTCGAAGACCTCGGGCTCGGAGAAGGGCGGCAGCGTGAAGAACCCCTCCTCGAGGTCGCCGTTGCCGCGGGCCCTCTCCCACACGACCGGCGGGTTGAGGCACTCCTCGATGATCGTCCACATCGAGAAGCCGGGTGCGAAGACCTCGTTGCCGTCGTCGTCGCGGATGACCAGGTTGGCGCCGTCGCGGGTGCCGAGCTCGTCGATGTGGTCGAAGAGCTCGTCGGCCGCGTAGCGCGCGAAGACGTCGGAGAGCCCGGGCTCGACGCCGATCCCGAGCAGCGCCAGCCGGCCGGCCCGCTCCCACTCGCCAGCGAGCGCGAACTGCTCGTCGCCGAGCTTCACGCCGACCTTGGCGTAGGGCTCCTCGGGGTGGCGCACCGACAGGCTCATCGCCATGTCGAGGTAGTGGGCGTCCGCGGCCAGCGCGCCGGTGAAGATCGGCATCACGAAGCGCGGGTCGACGGCGTTGAAGACGTGCGTGGCCCGCACCTCGCGCGCGAGCGCGGCCACGGCGTCGGCGTCGGAGGCGTCGACCTGCGCGGCGCTGAACCGCTCCTCGCCCTCGCGCCGTCCGCGCGCCGCCTCGACGGTGCGCTCGGCCCGGGCGAGGTCGTAGTCGGCGACGACCCAGGCCTCGAAGTAGTCACGCTCGACGGCGATCCGGGCTGCGGCGTCGCCGACGCCACCCGCTCCGACCATCAGGACCCGCATGGGTTCCGGCACTTGCTCACTCACTCCTTGTACTTGGATGCCCGCAACGAGCTCACGACCTGCGCGCCGATGACGAGCAGGACGGCGAGCACGAACATCGAGAAGCCGATGACGTTGGCCTCGGCAGGGATGCCACGACGCGACGCGACGTAGACGAACTTGGGGAACGTGGACTCGTTGCCGGAGACGAAGTTGGTGATGATGAAGTCGTCGAACGACAGCGAGAAGGCCAGCATCGCGGCGCCCGCGATGCCGGGCAGGATCAGCGGGAAGGTGACCTTCCAGAAGGTCTCCATCGGACCCGCGTAGAGGTCCTGGGCGGCCTCCTCGATCCGGGGGTCGAGGGACTGGATGCGTGCCTTCACCGTGACGACCACGAAGCTCAGGCAGAACATCACGTGCGCGAACACGATCGTGCCGAAGCCGAGGCTGATCCCGATGTTGGTGAAGCCCTGCACGAAGATCGTCAGCAGGGCCGCGCCCATCACGATCTCGGGGGTCGCCATCGGCACGAAGATCAGCAGGTTGCTGGCGGCCTTGCCGCGGAACTTGTAGCGCACCATCGCCAGCGCCATCATCGTGCCGAGCACCGTCGCGACGACCGTGGAGATCACGCCGACCTGCAGCGACGTGACCAGCGACTCGCAGGCGCCGGCGACCCGGCACGGGTCCTGCCAGTGCTTCCACGTGAAGCCCTGCCACACGATGTTGGTCTTGCCGTGGTCGTTGAAGGAGAACGCGAAGGTGTAGGCCACCGGCAGGAACAGGTAGAGCAGCACCAGGATCGCCGAGATCACCGCGAAGTGGTTGGCCAGCCAGAGCTGGGCCCGCTTCGCAGCCGAGGGCCGGTACGCCGGTGAGGTTGCGGAGGACGTCGTCATGTCGGCCACCTCAGATCAGCTCGTCGGTGCCGAAGCGGCGCACATAGAGGAACACCATCGCCAGGATCGCCGCCATCAGGGTGAACGACAGGGCGGCGGCGACCGGGTAGCCGCCCGGCACGGCGAGGAACTGGTCGTTGATCACGTTGCCGACCATCTTCCCGCGCTGGGGGCCGAGCAGCTCCATGTTGACGAAGTCACCCGCGGCCGGGATGAAGGTGAGCAGGGTGCCGGCGAGCACGCCTGGCATCGACATCGGCAGGGTCACCGTGCGGAAGGTCGTGAAGCCGTTGGCGTAGAGGTCGCCGCCGGCCTCGATGATGCGCGGGTCGGCCCGCTCGAGCGAGGCGTAGATCGGCAGCACCATGAACGGCAGGAAGTTGTAGGTGAGGCCCGCGACCACGGCGACCGGCGTGTTGATGATGTGGCCGTTCGGCAGCAGGTGCAGGAAGTTCAGCGTCTGCGCCACCCAGCCCTCGTCGGCGAGGATCTGCGACCACGCGAAGGTGCGCAGGATGAAGGAGGTGAAGAACGGCGCGACGACGCAGATCATCATCAGGTTGCGCCACCTCCCGGCCTTGAACGCCATCGCGTAGGCGAGCGGGTAGGCGACGACGAACGCGAGGAACGTGGCGAGGCCGGCGTACACGAACGAGCGCGCGAAGTGCGGCGCGTAGTCGGTCAGCGCGTCGACGTAGTTCCCGAAGTTGAGGTCGCGGTAGTAGTAGCCGGCGAAGCCGGGGAACTGGCTCTGCAGGCTCACCGACGCGAGCTGCACCAGCGGCAGGATGAAGAAGACGCCGAGCCACAGGACACCGGGCAGCAGCAGGAGGTAGGCCGTCCAGCTGCGCTTGGCGGTCTCGGGGGCGGGCGCCGCCGGGTCGACGGACGGGTCGCCCGCGACCTGGGCGATGGCGCTCATCTGCTCACGCCTCCCCGACCGGCACGCCGAAGGCGTGGCCGGGGTTCCACGTCAGCCACACCTCGTCGCCGGGGCGCAGGTCGACGGGCTCGACGTCGAGGTTCTGCTCGTAGCAGCTCCACGTGGCGCCGCTGGGCATGTCGACGAGGTAGGTGGTGGCGACACCGAGGAACGACACGTCGCGGACCACGCCCTTGACGTCGTTGCCGACCCCGTCGGGCTGCTTGCGCGACACCGTCACCTTCTCGGGACGTACGCCGAACAGCACCTCGCCCTCGTGCACCTGCGAGCGGGACCTCGAGATCTTCACCTTCGTCCCGAGGACGTCGGTGACGAGGTGGTCGCCGTCCGTGCCCTCGATCGTGCCGACGCCGGTGTTGGCCTGGCCCAGGAAGTTGGCCACGAAGCGGGTGAGGGGGAGGTCGTAGAGCTGGGCCGGGGGACCGAGCTGCTCGATGCGGCCCTTGTTCATCACCGCGACGGTGTCGGCCATGGTCATGGCCTCCTCCTGGTCGTGGGTGACGTGGATGAAGGTGAGCCCGACCTCGGTCTGGATCCGCTTCAGCTCGACCTGCATCTCGCGGCGCAGCTTGAGGTCGAGGGCGCCGAGCGGCTCGTCGAGCAGCAGCACCTCCGGGTGGTTGACCAGCGCCCGCGCCAGGGCCACGCGCTGCTGCTGGCCGCCCGAGAGCTGGGACGGCTTGCGCCGGGCGAACTGCGTCATCTGCACGAGCTCGAGCGCCTCGTCGGCACGCGTCATGGCGTCCTTGTCCTTGCGGCGCTTGGGGCCGAAGGCGACGTTGTCGCGGATCGTCAGGTGCGGGAAGAGCGCGTAGGACTGGAAGACGGTGTTGACGGGCCGCTCGTAGGGCCGTGAGCCGGTGAGCTCGGTGTCGCCGATCATCACCCGACCCGACGTCGGCTGCTCCAGCCCGGCGATCATCCGCAGCGACGTCGTCTTGCCGCACCCCGACGGGCCGAGCAGGGCGAAGAACGAGCCCCGGGGGACCAGTAGGTCGATGTCGTCGACGGCGGTGAAGTCGCCGAACGACTTGGTCACGCTCTCGAGCTTGAGGTCGCCGCGCGCCTCACGGAATCCGGCCATGTCAGTTCCCCATCACCTTCGTGGACCACAGGTCGGCGAACTCGATGTCCTCGTCGGAGTCGAGCACCCGGAAGGACTGGATGTTGTGCTCGGCGATGTAGTCGGCGGTGGGGAAGATGAACGGGCTCTCGGCCAGCGTGGGGTCGATCTTCTCCATCTCCGCCTGGGCGCCGTCGACCGGGCAGACGTAGTTGACCCAGGCCGCGACCTGGGCCGCGACGGCCGGGTCGTAGTAGTAGTTCATCAGCGTCTCGGCGTTGCGCCGGTGCGTCGAGGTGATCGGCACCATCAGATTGTCCGACCACAGCGTGCCGCCGGACTCGGGGATAGTGAACGTCCAGTTGTCGTCACCGGTGTCCGCGGCGAGCACGAAGATGTCGCCGCTCCACGTGATGCCGGCGACGGCGTTTCCGCTGGTGAGGTCCTCCATGTAGGAGTTGCCCTTCACCTTGCGGATGTAGCCCTCCTCGATCTTCTGCTCGATGAAGTCCAGCGCCTTCTCGAACTCCGCCCTGCCCCAGTCGCTGTCGATGTCGACGCCCTGCGACTGCATGACCAGGCCGGCGGTGTCGCGCATCTCCGACAGCACGACGATGCGGCCCTTGAGGTCGTCGGTCCAGAGGTCGTCGAGCGACTTGAGCTCGCGTCCGACCTTCGCCTTGTTGTAGCCGATGCCGGCGAAGCCGCTCTGCCAGGTGATGGAGTGCTCGCGCCCGGGGTCGAAGGAGACGTCCTTGAGCGGCTGCAGCAGGTTGCTGACGACGTTCGGCATCTGGATCAGCTCGAGCGGCTGGCACAGCTGGTCGCGGATGACCCGCGCCGCCATCCAGTCGGTGAAGGTGAAGATGTCACGGTCGATGCTCTGGCCGGCGCGCAGCTGCGGGCCGACCTTGGCGTAGTAGGAGTCGTTGTCGTCGACGTCCTCGCTGTAGCTGACCTCGATGCCGGTC
This genomic interval carries:
- a CDS encoding alpha/beta hydrolase; translated protein: MDAQALESTVSRAVVKVFGRAPDRLQTLVGGRRVNRAGAVLEPEVAAALRLLDALPESDYASLTPAAARLRVDGEAGLFGGHGPQMALVEDVEIPTFAGGITARRYLAHRDDADRLLVYFHGGGFVVGSLDSHDVLCRFIAAHAGVSVLAVDYRLAPEHPFPAALDDARAAFMFAASKAAAWGHDVHRIGVGGDSAGGNISAVLCQDLSGAQVHPAFQLLLYPVTDTSRQSASYREFAEGHYLTEKQMDWYTERYLGDADRTDPRVSPLLAEDLTGLPPAYVATAGFDPLRDEGEAYARRLAEAGVPVALRRHDSLIHAFASTTGVGRSGREAVLEACGAIRMGLGAGLRRHAPI
- a CDS encoding mismatch-specific DNA-glycosylase, giving the protein MGFTRAELESFRDTEVPDLLPPPDQPLRLLFVGINPGLWTAATQTHFAHPGNRFYPALLRAGILTTPIDPAAGMTDADREALRSRGIGITNVAARATARADELTRDELREGGARLVELVAERTPRVVAVAGITAYRSAFGARKATVGEQPEPWGTSRVFVVPNPSGLNAHETVDSLADAYAGAARAAGVLG
- a CDS encoding VOC family protein, which produces MITNISLVSVWVKDIDESLAFYTGVLGFEVGDDLQLGPDFRWCTVFHPKQPEVHLHLTTPSGPLPDYLIEAMRRAQDEGGLPGVGMDVDDCRATFEELRAKGVEFLQEPEERPYGVEALMRDNSGNWMVLVEKREFTPEDFEGVDLG
- a CDS encoding helix-turn-helix domain-containing protein, with protein sequence MTGQRRVPGDVLVHLRRARDHLDRHFAEPFDLDHLAGLAGMSRFHFTRSFATTYRTTPAAYLAERRVERAQDLLRSANLTVTEVCHAVGYSSLGSFSSRFREIVGESPSDFQRRYAVAGNPRIPGCYVFMAGLVERGRATQEKHDGGDPS
- a CDS encoding transaminase, which codes for MTIDRTRLASLRAAEEQRFVDLHPTSARLAAEAGQHLLAGVPMPWMTRWPGSFPLFVESAGGGGFTDVDGITYVDLCLGDTGSMTGHCLPAVADAVRERTERGITTMLPSTDAAWVAAELSRRFGLPRWQMAMTATDANRFVLRFARHLTGRPRIAVMDWCYHGTVDETLGVLEHGRAGDRVVPRPGALGPQVDVSVTTAVVPFNDLDALGARLAEGDVACLLMEPALTNIGIVLPDEGYLAGVREITRRHGVLLVNDETHTICAGPGGATAAWDLDPDLVVIGKPIGGGIPVAAYGMSAEVAARLEGPMLGHDIDVAGVGGTLSGSALAMAAVRATLSTALRQEDFDVAIPLAVSFTAGIQDVIDEHGLPWHVQRLGCRAEYWFCPPPRAGAEAAAAVDEELDAFFHLWTVNRGVLLAPFHNMSLFSPFHTRADVDAHTSAFRGAVEALLG
- a CDS encoding NAD-dependent succinate-semialdehyde dehydrogenase translates to MTSNEPVIATVPTRLLIGGEWVDASGGATFEVTNPANDEVLTSVADATPADGERALAAAAGAQAEWRATEPRKRGEILRSAFELVTERADDFARLMTLEMGKALPEAKGEVAYGAEFFRWFSEEAVRIHGRYAEAPAGNTRLITMKGPVGPTLMITPWNFPLAMGTRKIGPAIAAGCTMVVKPAAETPLTMLALAGLMEEVGLPKGVLNVITTTDSGGVCEPIIKDSRLRKLTFTGSTAVGKKLVAQASDQLLRVSMELGGNAPFIVFGDADLDAAVDGAMLAKMRNIGEACTSANRFLVHSAVAEEFAEKLAARMGAMTVGDGTQEGVEVGPLITEKARTGVHELVEDAVSAGAKAVVGGAIPEGPGHFYPPTVLVDVPATARVFREEIFGPVAPITTFDSEEEAIARANDTEYGLVAYVFSKAHARVLRVSEALEFGMVGVNTGIVSNPAAPFGGVKHSGFGREGGFEGIEEYLETKYVGSAM
- the gabT gene encoding 4-aminobutyrate--2-oxoglutarate transaminase, with the translated sequence MTLSQERILATEIPGPKSQSLQARKVASVSAGVGTTLPVYVEQAGGGILRDVDGNQLIDFGSGIAVTTVGNASPRVVEAVQRQVADFTHTCFMVTPYEEYVAVCEKLAELTPGDHEKRSALFNSGAEAVENAVKVARHHTGRDAIVVFDHAYHGRTNLTMALTAKNMPYKHGFGPFAGEIYRSPMAYPYRWPGGAEACADEAFDAFVSTVHAQVGEDNCAAVLIEPIQGEGGFIVPPPGWLKRVSEWCTEHGILLIADEIQTGFARTGDWFACDHEGVVPDLVTTAKGMAGGLPLAAVTGRAEVMDSVHVGGLGGTYGGNPVACAAALAAIETMEASDLPARAREIEAIFLPRLRALAERHPDRVGDIRGRGAMLAVELVSDGPGRTPDAALAGAVHRACSAEGLVTLTCGTFGNVFRFLPPLAIGDDLLVEGLDIFEAAFDAAAGSDGAGKVGA
- a CDS encoding saccharopine dehydrogenase family protein; its protein translation is MPEPMRVLMVGAGGVGDAAARIAVERDYFEAWVVADYDLARAERTVEAARGRREGEERFSAAQVDASDADAVAALAREVRATHVFNAVDPRFVMPIFTGALAADAHYLDMAMSLSVRHPEEPYAKVGVKLGDEQFALAGEWERAGRLALLGIGVEPGLSDVFARYAADELFDHIDELGTRDGANLVIRDDDGNEVFAPGFSMWTIIEECLNPPVVWERARGNGDLEEGFFTLPPFSEPEVFDFPEGIGPVECVHVEHEEVLLMPRWVEADRVTFKYGLGEEMIGILRTLHTLGLDSTEPVSVKGVQVSPRDVVAACLPDPATIGPRMEGKTCAGMFVTGTGKDGQPRSTYLYHVVDNADSMRDYGAQCVVWQTAINPVVALELLADGTWSGTGVLGPEALPPRPFLDLLAAPKPEGYGSPWGMEDRA
- a CDS encoding ABC transporter permease encodes the protein MTTSSATSPAYRPSAAKRAQLWLANHFAVISAILVLLYLFLPVAYTFAFSFNDHGKTNIVWQGFTWKHWQDPCRVAGACESLVTSLQVGVISTVVATVLGTMMALAMVRYKFRGKAASNLLIFVPMATPEIVMGAALLTIFVQGFTNIGISLGFGTIVFAHVMFCLSFVVVTVKARIQSLDPRIEEAAQDLYAGPMETFWKVTFPLILPGIAGAAMLAFSLSFDDFIITNFVSGNESTFPKFVYVASRRGIPAEANVIGFSMFVLAVLLVIGAQVVSSLRASKYKE
- a CDS encoding ABC transporter permease, whose amino-acid sequence is MSAIAQVAGDPSVDPAAPAPETAKRSWTAYLLLLPGVLWLGVFFILPLVQLASVSLQSQFPGFAGYYYRDLNFGNYVDALTDYAPHFARSFVYAGLATFLAFVVAYPLAYAMAFKAGRWRNLMMICVVAPFFTSFILRTFAWSQILADEGWVAQTLNFLHLLPNGHIINTPVAVVAGLTYNFLPFMVLPIYASLERADPRIIEAGGDLYANGFTTFRTVTLPMSMPGVLAGTLLTFIPAAGDFVNMELLGPQRGKMVGNVINDQFLAVPGGYPVAAALSFTLMAAILAMVFLYVRRFGTDELI
- a CDS encoding ABC transporter ATP-binding protein — protein: MAGFREARGDLKLESVTKSFGDFTAVDDIDLLVPRGSFFALLGPSGCGKTTSLRMIAGLEQPTSGRVMIGDTELTGSRPYERPVNTVFQSYALFPHLTIRDNVAFGPKRRKDKDAMTRADEALELVQMTQFARRKPSQLSGGQQQRVALARALVNHPEVLLLDEPLGALDLKLRREMQVELKRIQTEVGLTFIHVTHDQEEAMTMADTVAVMNKGRIEQLGPPAQLYDLPLTRFVANFLGQANTGVGTIEGTDGDHLVTDVLGTKVKISRSRSQVHEGEVLFGVRPEKVTVSRKQPDGVGNDVKGVVRDVSFLGVATTYLVDMPSGATWSCYEQNLDVEPVDLRPGDEVWLTWNPGHAFGVPVGEA